AaggtgagtattttttttattcacggaATTGTTTTACGTTTTATAATATAAGCTAATGAGACCAATTTAGGATTGCGATCAGCATGCATTTAATCTCATTGAATTTCCAGGTTGGTGACGATTTACAACAAGACATGTTAACTCTTCAAATGGTCCGTATAATGGATAAACTTTGGCTAAAAGGTGGTCTCGACTTGAAAATGGTTACCTTTGCTTGTGTTCCAACTGGACATAAGCGGGGAATGATCGAAATGGTCACTAACGCTGAAACTTTACGGAAAATTCAAGTGGAATTCGGTTTGACCGGCTCGTTCAAAGATCGACCAATTGCGGAGTGGTTGGCTAAACACAATCCATCTGAATTGGAATATGAAAGAGCAGTAGCCAATTTCACCGCTTCTTGTGCTGGATATAGTGTGGCGACATACATTCTTGGAATCTGTGATAGACATAACGACAATATAATGCTCAAGACATCAGGGCATCTGTTTCATATTGATTTTGGCAAGTTTTTAGGGGATGCTCAAATGTTCGGAAACTTCAAAAGGTAAAACAAGCTAATTATTAACTTATTTATGTCATGAATGAATTATGATCTCCAAACAATCTTTTTCACTCATCAGAGACCGCACGCCCTTTGTGTTAACGTCTGACATGGCATACGTTATAAACGGTGGTGACAAACCCTCAGCAAAATTCCATCATTTTGTGGATTTGTGCTGTCAAGCGTTCAACATTGTTCGAAAACACAGCAACTTGATTCTCCATTTGTTCGGACTGGTGAGTATTGCtttgattttataaaaaatttggtagcaaaaaaattgtgcaGGTCATATTTTATCCACAACATAACTTGGTCCTGGACTTGGCTACATTAGGCCAGAGTTATAGCCTATTGGGCTTACACTGTACAATATTTGTATCCAAAAGTATTCAacagaattgaaataattgaaacatttAAAAAGTTTCAGTTACTGAGATAAGCTAATCTTTGTTGCATAAAAACAGGAAGTATACTGTgatatgttttattttcactctcaAGAGTTGTACCACATCTCAGTAGAAATATCATGCagaacttttttattttaatctatTAGTTGGAACAATGCAAGTACCATAAAGAAGATTAGCACAAAAAAAGTATAAGTGCAGTTGTCAACATCGTTTCATCTGATGAAACTTTCTTAATCATGGGGggttttgagaaaattgaaattttttaaactccAAACACGTTGAAATGATCAATTTCTAACATATATcgtacattttcaaaattttgagatttgaCTTCAATGAATAGTCCCAAGCTATTTTCTGGGACCTCCCAAAACATCGTCAGATCAATtaaattgcaaaaatattattccaaTCGTAACCGGCTGAGCGTGTTTTGCCTCAAGTATATCAACATATAAAAACCACAAcggtctattttatttatttcaatgctCTGAAAGAACAGCGGAAGGTCTTATCCTTTGGTGTTATCAGACTCCAAGCCACAATCACGCATAACGTATTAATCATAACCGGACTTGATACTCGGAATAGTTTCTGTTATTGCGAGAGTAGGCTGAGCGAACGTTCTGTGCTTCAATTAGGAGTGCGATACTTTTCATAACATACAGTGATATAATCGATTCCGTGAAAGTGTGTTATTTAACCACAGTAAAATCTTGTAAACAAAAATCGGTATACTGCTAGCATGCTATAGCTCCACAGTAAACATTGATACTGACAAGATGGATAAAAGATCATTGCTCCGatactttcaattttgaaagcaataaataaaagagattTTGCACTTGAGTATTTCAACATACTTGAATCGATCCTTTTTTCTAATGAGCAAGCCACAATAGTTTCTAAATTTTATAAAGATGGATAACTTAATACGGGCTCAGAAACTGCAGACTGAACTGAAAAACTCAGCAATGATTCGCCAGAAACAACATAATATTCAGATTAAGGATgatttaaataaattgaagatgAATTTATATACTACCCCTCAGATGGCTTCTTCTGGCATCCCTGGTGTTACAATGGATGCAGTAAATTATGTCCAAAAAGCTTTGCTTCCCGGCCAAACAAATCCGGAAGCTGCTGCAACTTTTGCTCGAATGATTGAAAGCTCACTCAAGAGTTGGTTTACACAGTTCAACTTTTTCCTTCACAACTTAGCACAACTCAGATTTTCTGGTGAACAAAATGATGGTGAATTACTATCATTTATTCCTCGTACATACACGTAAGTAATCCCTATATTACaatcgaaatattcataaacAGGTTGATCGACCCAGTCCTTGTCTAATGTAAAGTTACCATAACTAGTGTGCcttaaaatttttgtcaatctcTTTATTTGCAGAATGCTACAAGAGGGCCAATTGACAAGTGTACAAGTCTATGGATACCAAAAACGCTATGATCCAGAAAAGTACTACATGTACATAttaagaattgaaagaaagggACACGCTGATCCTACTTACCTGTTCCGTTCCTATAAAGAGTTCTGTGAATTATACCAAAAGCTATGCATTCACTTTCCTCTTGCTAAAGTTGCCGGGTGAGTTTGGAAAAACCTGTTATATTTCCTTTCATGACAGCTTTTAACGAGAAAATGTAACTCAAATGTAATCTGGTATTAGGGCATATTTCGTCGGCAAACTATATTTATTTGCAGCAGTAGAATAACAATATATGGTATGCAACGTGATATGAATACAATCAttaacatattttattttacaaatctGTGACTGGCTTTTGCAAGCAGAATATTATTACAATGCATTTGCTTATACCACAGATACTCCCACCATATGCATCTAAAATTATATCATTAAACTTCTACTATCttgcatttgaaaaaaatgaattgaccATCCATCAAATCTATAGCTctcaaataaatttatcatgTGACAATGTTCACTAGGAAATTGTGGATCAACtttgaataatcaaataataatttgctGTACCGCAGGCAACAGCTGTAATACTAATGGGCAAATGTTGACTATTAGGAATTTGAGTCTGCTACCTTCTCtgtcaaaaataatattactttataattatttctaaaACATGCTCAGCTCTATTACACATCAATGTCGCTAGCATGTGACgattttctatcgtttttgATTAAAATGAATTGACCACCACCTTGGTCTGTTCTATTAGTAGCATTTATATCCAACTTCAATTTGGGCATGggtgctttgttttttttttttctgtattctgCCATATGTGTTTTTGATACTGGTTTAGGGGTGCTTTTTTCAATACTTAGATCATAGTCTTTTTGTGTCATATCTGCTGTCAGCAATACAGGATTTCCTACTTCAACAGCATGATAATTATCCTCTTCATCCGAATTCAATCCTTGGGTAGACCTGACCGATGATTTTCGTGCTGCTATATTGATGCTTGGCGGTATACCTTTTAATGAACCATCCTTACTCGTTCTTCCAGCTAGAGGATTATTCAACACAGGCATTGAGACTGGCCtaagatttgattttttctccacttttaTGTGACCCTTAGTTCTTGTGCTACTATTATTTGACACATAATCAGGTGCATCAAAACTCGATGTTGTCCTGTAGGAACCTGCCACTGCAGATGAATGTGCAGGCATTCTGTTCATTGTCATACGAGCCTTAAACCACTTGAATCCCATTTTTACTGACTTATTTATTCACTCTTGTTGAACTTcactttcaaatattttcttgaTCCCAGTTTATTTCTGCTGTTTATGCGGCTGCTCAATTGCATTGAAATACCTAGGAAAAAGTAATCATTCTCTTTAATCTTGTAACTATcactttattataattaaatttatatatttttttagtaTGCTGTCGATTCCATGTCACCAACTATGAAAAACTCTTTATACTCTCGTGCATATTAGCGACGATTATTGTGCTACAAAGCCGTTTGGTTCAATCCCATATTTCCTAGAACTACGTTCCATGCATCATAAATAACTGCCCAAATTATATTGCTATTAATTGAACCACACTCTAATCAATATTTTGTCCGTTATCAACACACCTTCGCAGCAAGATAAATTAATCAGCATTCTTCCTATTTAATTATTACTggtaaaaagataaaacacATCCATCGAATATCTTGATTATTACTAAAACTGAGAGTAATTTTCGATATCCACAAATAGGATGTAAGCTTTTCCAATTAGAAATTAGGAATGCAATGTTTTCTAATGTAACAACCATCATAAGGAATTGCAACTGCATTTTGATAATACTATCTGGTctgaaaatcatttaaaaatgtCACATTCATGCCATATAAACTTTATCTTATAGTTGATGTAGAACGGCACAAATATGATCGATTGAGCTATGAACTATTAACAACCTTGTATCCATATTATTTTTGCAATAGTAATTCCATGCCTGATAAGCGCTGTACACAGGTTTCATTACATTTGGTAGAAAAACACTGATAGCGGTCTGCGAAGCAAGCTATCAAGTATAAACTGGTATCAGTCTTAGCACTAGCAGAGCTTATCTTCAGATTATATGTACAATAGCCATTACCAGAATATGTAACATCACTCACCTACCACCTGAATTATTAAAACCACCAGGCTCCCACCACCTAAATTATTATTCTGGTCGAGGACGTCACTTCAACAACTCACTGACAATACTacataattgaatatttaacAATTACTCGGAATATCTTCTGCTAATAATTTTAACATGATGATTTACTTCTCCTCTTATCGGAGTGTGATAAAATcagcaattttatttttttttcttacccaaACTCATTATACAGGagaaatttgcaattttttctaatGTTTGAAAACAGCtgtaaaagagtaaaaaaaaatagatatacTCTAAGGACTAATTTTGTATTACAACTGTAAATATTATTGTCTGTGCAGCCTTCCAAGTGGGATAAGCGTTGGACGTTCCAACATCAAACAAGTGGCAGACAAGCGGCGTGCAGATATTGAAAAGTTTCTTCAGAGCTTATTTAAAATGGCACCAGAAATATCGCAGAGTGATTTAGTTTACACATTTTTCCACCCACTTCTTCGTGATCAACAAAATGCCGACATCCATCTACGGAAAGTCAAAGGTAGAAACTCATAAACATAAGAAAAAGGTCGATACTGGTGGATCACACTGATTCTAGATTATCTCCATCAACTAGAATCATTTTTGCTGCAGTGTATATGAATAAGAcatcaaattgaaattcaaagaattAATCAACTGCTGTCGTAGCAAATTAATTGCAATGTCATGTATTACTGTCAGAGATAATAGAATCAGATCCTATCAGGATGCAGTTATCCCTATATGAATGATaaacaatttcattcgaattgtTACCACTTTGGAACAATTGATCTAGGCTGGATAGCAATGGTAACAAACGTTGGTTTGGAAAATGGGTGAATGTACTCgtgatacttttcttcttttctatgCAGTTGGAAATTGgtgggctgaaaaaaaaattcgcgaggATGGACAGATGGGACAAATAAAACTTTCTTTACACTACACACGAGGAGCCCTTTCAGTCATGATCCATCACGCCCGTGGTCTACCAAAGGTTGCAAATGCTCAGGAACCTAATACTTATGTGAAAGTGTATCTAAAACCAGATCCAACAAAAGCAAccaaacgaaaaacaaaagttgtTAAAAAGAACTGCCATCCATCTTTCATGGAAATGGTgagcatgaatttttttaattcatcatTTGTATAAACATTTGTGTTTCTCACGTATATTTGATGAGgaatttcactttattttgtTCTTGTACGGTAGCTTGAGTACAGAATGCCAATTGAGGTAATCAAGGATCGTACATTGGAGGCAACAATATGGAATCACGACACCCTtcaagaaaatgaatttctcggTGGCATCCGACTGCCACTAACGCGCTTAAATCTCACAAATGAAACTATTGAGTGGTTTCCGTTGGGCAGTGTTCGCTGATTTATGAAGGTAACAAGAATATAATGGAGTAATCATATGGATTTATACGAATTTTGATAAAAGTTAATGTTTAAGATATCGAAAGAAACGCGCATGGGTAATGATACAATTGTCTAATTCAAAACTATACTAATCGTTGAAACTAATTATAAGAATTGAAAAGTGATAATGATTACGTTTCAATTTAGTGTTGAACTTGCAAGgtatgaattaaaattattgacCAATTCATTGTAGCTATCTTGTTGGCGGATAGAATTCTTTGCATTGCCCAACTAGAAAGTATCTTAACTTTCAAAGGAAGTATTTCGTCATTTTACATCCACATGCAATGCGTTCCAGTACAATTATTTACATTTATTATCTCTTCATCCATGTGAATCAAAGCGATTGTTGAATAACACGAAGAAATTTGTGAATATTATATTGCACAAACTAGGGCTACCTATTTTAATATTTGCTACTGTGGAGTCTTTTTTGTCAATACCTTATTTATTTGAAGTGTGCATGTAGATATGcacgtacatgtacatgtagaTGAATTCGTGCAtactaaaaaattattgtgatCAATTGTAATTGtacatagaaaaattttccatataCTGCCGATTCAGAATGTACTGAACGAAGTTTTTATCTATTATCCACATCACATTACAAGTTGAACTTGCGTATCAATTTTACAAGTCCATTCTTTGGTGTGAACAATTgtcatataaattatacatacataatatccATTTATGAAGAAAtttacttatatgtatacatccaaaatatttcatttatgtaGCAGTTCCTAAGGTGATGTGATAAGAATGAGTAATAGTTTTTgctaatcttttttttattgctctGATTATTTGATACAGAATATGCGTTGTAATTCATTAATGCACCACAATTGTAATGTATGAACCATTTCACCTGGAACAGCGAAACGGATGTGATCAACACAGAAAAATGAGTGATAGATTATAAGAACTCGTTTAGAGAATTGAGTGAACGAGATTGACGAGCCTATCCGCATCACGAAATTATGTCATTAATATTTTGTAA
The sequence above is a segment of the Athalia rosae chromosome 5, iyAthRosa1.1, whole genome shotgun sequence genome. Coding sequences within it:
- the LOC105688069 gene encoding uncharacterized protein LOC105688069; translation: MGFKWFKARMTMNRMPAHSSAVAGSYRTTSSFDAPDYVSNNSSTRTKGHIKVEKKSNLRPVSMPVLNNPLAGRTSKDGSLKGIPPSINIAARKSSVRSTQGLNSDEEDNYHAVEVGNPVLLTADMTQKDYDLSIEKSTPKPVSKTHMAEYRKKKNKAPMPKLKLDINATNRTDQGGGQFILIKNDRKSSHASDIDV